In a genomic window of Mucilaginibacter sp. KACC 22063:
- a CDS encoding DUF1573 domain-containing protein, protein MKKLMILCAVVLGFALNASAQTDNKAEFKFNEEKHDFGKIPQGKPVTTVFTFTNVGQEPLILTEVKPTCGCTIADYTKTPVKKGESGQIKITYNAAVVAPFNKTIVVTSNAKTPQKYLNIVGEVVAAPAASSK, encoded by the coding sequence ATGAAAAAGTTAATGATATTATGCGCAGTTGTTTTAGGATTTGCCCTAAATGCATCTGCCCAAACAGACAACAAAGCTGAATTTAAATTTAATGAGGAAAAGCACGATTTCGGCAAAATACCTCAGGGTAAACCAGTTACAACAGTATTTACATTTACCAATGTTGGTCAAGAGCCTTTGATACTTACAGAAGTGAAACCTACCTGCGGTTGTACTATTGCCGACTATACTAAAACGCCTGTTAAAAAAGGCGAATCAGGCCAGATTAAAATTACTTACAACGCTGCGGTGGTTGCACCGTTTAACAAAACCATTGTAGTTACATCAAACGCTAAAACGCCACAAAAATATTTAAACATTGTGGGTGAGGTAGTTGCGGCACCTGCTGCAAGTAGCAAATAA
- a CDS encoding pyridoxal phosphate-dependent aminotransferase, with amino-acid sequence MPKISLKGEQMPASPIRKLTPFADKAKLEGKKVYHLNIGQPDIETPQGMLDAIHKSNFKVWAYTASEGTLSYRQKLSEYYNKLGYNITPQNIIVTTGGSEAITIAMMTCLNPGDEVIIPEPFYANYNGFACQSDIVVKPILSYIENGFALPAIADFEKLITEKTKAIIICNPNNPTGYLYSKEELEELKKLCLKHDLYLFSDEAYREFCYDGREFVSPMHLEGLDENVIVMDTVSKRYSACGARLGCLITKNEAVLKTALKFAQARLSPGMLEQIAGEAAVDTPDSYFEAVNKEYTYRRDVLVNALNKMEGVYCPNPGGAFYVVARFPIDNADKFCQWMLEEFSHDNQTVMMAPATGFYSTNGAGSNEVRMAYVLNGNDLQNAMICLEKALVEYSGRTVESDKLKVESL; translated from the coding sequence ATGCCAAAAATATCGCTCAAAGGCGAGCAGATGCCCGCCTCTCCTATCCGCAAGCTTACCCCTTTTGCCGACAAAGCAAAACTTGAGGGCAAAAAAGTGTACCATTTAAATATCGGCCAGCCTGATATTGAAACGCCGCAAGGCATGCTTGATGCCATACATAAAAGTAATTTTAAGGTATGGGCTTATACGGCTTCGGAAGGGACGTTATCTTACCGCCAGAAACTGAGCGAATATTACAACAAGCTTGGCTACAACATCACCCCGCAAAATATTATTGTAACCACAGGTGGTTCTGAGGCTATTACTATTGCCATGATGACCTGCCTTAATCCTGGTGACGAGGTGATTATTCCTGAACCATTTTATGCAAACTATAATGGTTTTGCCTGCCAGAGCGATATTGTTGTAAAGCCCATTTTATCATACATTGAAAATGGTTTTGCGTTACCTGCCATAGCTGACTTTGAAAAGCTGATCACAGAAAAGACAAAGGCCATCATCATCTGTAACCCTAATAACCCCACCGGTTACTTATATTCGAAAGAAGAATTAGAAGAATTAAAGAAACTATGCCTTAAGCATGATCTTTATTTATTCTCTGACGAGGCGTACCGCGAGTTTTGCTATGATGGCCGGGAGTTTGTATCACCGATGCACCTGGAAGGGTTAGATGAAAATGTAATTGTGATGGATACGGTAAGCAAGCGCTACAGTGCCTGCGGTGCACGCTTAGGCTGCCTGATCACCAAAAATGAAGCGGTACTTAAAACAGCCTTGAAATTTGCACAGGCAAGGTTAAGTCCGGGTATGCTTGAACAAATAGCAGGCGAAGCCGCAGTTGATACCCCAGATAGCTATTTTGAAGCCGTAAATAAAGAATATACCTACCGCCGTGATGTTTTGGTAAATGCACTGAACAAAATGGAAGGCGTTTACTGCCCTAACCCTGGTGGTGCATTTTATGTAGTGGCACGTTTCCCGATTGATAATGCCGATAAGTTTTGCCAATGGATGCTGGAAGAATTTAGCCATGACAATCAGACAGTGATGATGGCACCTGCAACTGGTTTTTACAGCACAAATGGCGCCGGAAGCAATGAAGTAAGAATGGCATACGTTTTGAATGGTAATGACTTGCAGAACGCAATGATCTGCCTGGAAAAAGCCCTGGTGGAATATTCGGGAAGGACAGTTGAAAGTGATAAGTTAAAGGTTGAAAGTTTATAA
- a CDS encoding thiamine pyrophosphate-dependent enzyme, whose amino-acid sequence MPQTKLNTTSRFDTAELNFEDFKKIVINDYRIGFESRQAALLGRREVLTGKAKFGIFGDGKEVAQLAMAKAFKPGDWRAGYYRDQTFMFATGMSTLKEFFAQLYAHPDIDKDPASAGRQMNCHYATRYVDADGNWINQAETMNCSADISTTGGHMPRLLGLAYASKLYRENPELHQQTQFSKKGNEVAFGSIGNGSTSEGLFWESFNAAGVLQVPMAISVWDDAYAISVPAKLQTTKEDISEILKGFQREDGTNGYEIFKVRGWDYVALCETYSRAIEVCRTEQVPVLIHVTEMTQPQGHSTSGSHERYKSKERLAWEAEHDCLLQMRKWMISSAIATEQEIDKLEAEAKQTVRNSQKEAWNELAAEIKAELDEAANLIDDLARQSAEHEELQQITAELRSCLDPGRRDVIAAVRKALRLVARENLNVKQELISWLNYQKEVNDERYNSKLFTGTPHSPLNVPEVPAHYTPDNKMVDGREVLNACFDANFSRDKSIVAFGEDVGNIGDVNQGFAGLQNKYGDLRITDTGIREATIIGQGMGLAMRGLKPIAEIQYLDYLIYAMTVLSDDIASLSYRTRGGQKAPVIVRTRGHRLEGIWHSGSPMGTILNSMRGLHLCVPRDMTQAAGMYNTLLRGDEPAIVVESLNGYRLKEKLPANPGEFTVPLGKAEILREGADITVISYGSTLRIVQEAAAELEKLGVDIEIIDPQTLYPFDKDGICIKSLQKTSKLLIIDEDVPGGASAYILQKILEAQGGYYLMDSQPRTLCAKEHRPPYGSDGDYFSKPSLDDVIETAYQMMNETNPDKFPPIY is encoded by the coding sequence ATGCCTCAGACCAAGCTAAATACTACCAGCAGGTTTGATACTGCTGAACTGAATTTTGAGGATTTTAAAAAAATCGTCATTAACGATTACCGTATAGGTTTCGAAAGCCGCCAGGCTGCTTTGCTTGGCCGCCGGGAGGTACTTACCGGTAAGGCTAAGTTCGGCATATTTGGTGATGGTAAAGAAGTAGCGCAACTGGCTATGGCTAAGGCCTTTAAGCCGGGCGACTGGCGCGCAGGTTATTATCGCGATCAAACCTTTATGTTTGCTACAGGCATGAGCACGCTTAAAGAGTTTTTTGCGCAACTATACGCTCATCCTGATATTGATAAAGACCCGGCATCCGCAGGCAGGCAAATGAACTGTCACTATGCCACAAGGTACGTAGATGCCGACGGCAATTGGATCAACCAGGCCGAAACCATGAACTGCTCGGCAGATATTTCTACCACCGGTGGGCATATGCCGCGTTTACTGGGTTTGGCTTATGCCTCAAAATTGTACCGTGAAAATCCTGAATTGCACCAGCAAACACAGTTTTCAAAAAAAGGGAATGAGGTGGCTTTCGGTTCAATTGGCAATGGATCTACATCTGAGGGCTTATTCTGGGAAAGCTTTAATGCAGCGGGCGTTTTACAGGTACCCATGGCCATTTCGGTTTGGGATGACGCTTATGCTATTTCTGTACCCGCCAAACTGCAAACTACCAAAGAAGACATATCAGAAATATTAAAAGGTTTCCAGCGCGAAGATGGTACCAACGGCTACGAAATATTTAAAGTTCGAGGTTGGGATTATGTTGCCCTGTGCGAAACTTACAGCCGTGCCATAGAAGTATGTCGTACCGAGCAGGTGCCGGTGTTAATCCACGTTACGGAGATGACACAGCCGCAGGGCCATTCTACGTCAGGTTCTCATGAGCGTTATAAGTCTAAAGAGCGCCTGGCTTGGGAAGCAGAGCACGATTGCCTTTTGCAAATGCGTAAGTGGATGATCTCTTCAGCCATTGCAACCGAGCAGGAAATTGATAAACTGGAAGCCGAAGCAAAACAAACCGTGCGTAACAGCCAGAAAGAGGCATGGAACGAACTTGCTGCTGAAATTAAGGCCGAACTTGATGAAGCTGCCAACTTGATAGATGATCTGGCGCGCCAATCTGCCGAGCACGAAGAATTACAACAAATTACTGCTGAACTGCGCTCATGCCTTGATCCAGGCCGACGCGATGTTATTGCTGCTGTTCGCAAAGCGCTGCGTTTGGTAGCACGCGAAAACCTGAATGTCAAACAGGAGCTAATCAGCTGGCTCAACTATCAGAAAGAAGTAAACGACGAACGCTATAATTCAAAGTTATTTACCGGTACGCCGCATTCGCCTTTGAATGTGCCCGAAGTACCAGCGCATTATACACCTGATAACAAAATGGTTGACGGTCGCGAGGTTTTAAACGCTTGCTTTGATGCCAACTTTAGTCGTGATAAAAGCATTGTTGCCTTTGGTGAAGATGTGGGTAACATTGGCGATGTTAATCAGGGATTTGCCGGTTTACAAAATAAATACGGTGATTTAAGAATTACGGATACCGGTATCCGCGAGGCTACCATTATAGGGCAGGGGATGGGTTTGGCCATGCGTGGTTTAAAGCCTATTGCTGAGATCCAGTATCTCGATTATCTCATTTACGCCATGACGGTTTTAAGTGATGATATTGCCAGCCTTAGCTATCGTACACGTGGCGGCCAGAAAGCGCCTGTTATTGTACGTACACGAGGCCACAGGTTGGAAGGTATATGGCACTCCGGTTCGCCGATGGGCACTATCCTTAACTCTATGCGTGGCTTGCATTTGTGTGTTCCGCGGGATATGACACAAGCCGCAGGTATGTATAATACCCTGCTGCGTGGTGACGAGCCTGCTATTGTTGTGGAAAGCCTGAATGGTTATCGACTTAAAGAGAAATTACCTGCCAACCCGGGTGAGTTTACCGTGCCGCTGGGTAAAGCGGAGATATTACGAGAAGGTGCTGACATCACGGTTATTTCTTACGGTTCAACTTTACGTATTGTACAGGAAGCAGCCGCTGAACTTGAAAAGTTAGGTGTGGATATTGAGATCATAGATCCGCAAACCTTGTATCCTTTCGATAAAGATGGCATCTGTATCAAATCGCTGCAAAAAACAAGTAAGCTGCTTATAATAGATGAGGATGTACCCGGTGGCGCATCTGCATATATCCTTCAAAAGATATTAGAAGCACAAGGTGGTTATTACCTGATGGACAGCCAGCCACGTACGCTTTGTGCTAAGGAGCACCGCCCGCCTTATGGTTCGGATGGTGATTATTTCAGTAAACCATCTCTTGATGATGTTATTGAAACCGCTTACCAAATGATGAACGAGACCAATCCGGACAAGTTCCCGCCGATATACTAA